One part of the Paenibacillus silvisoli genome encodes these proteins:
- a CDS encoding GerAB/ArcD/ProY family transporter, protein MKLTRLQLFWIVATIEIVMAVWLRISPAIAAAKQDAWLSMLAGGLMGLAITFLVVHLSMMHPDESLAEYSQKLLGKWLGKLVILPYLTAWFILAGDVLRTFADFVHLILLDSTPVWIIMLMMLALMIYMTLNGGISGIARFCEIAGPITVGALIFSFLLNLSNIEWHQIKPVYADSGWQAIAAASYPPASFFGESFMLLVLVSYMQKPRKAMSASILGVGITVIFVLAATVMVLLVFGPDVSAKMRFPYFMLVRTIDIFNFIQNLDIFVLFIWVFGVFAKMSFYLFLTSSEMARSTRIPNWRKLVWFSAPLIFVIAALIPNENTIEFLQKLWRLIVIPLCAIGIPLLLWIVTLVRKENSSLKTSS, encoded by the coding sequence GTGAAGCTGACTCGTTTACAATTGTTCTGGATCGTCGCCACAATCGAGATCGTGATGGCGGTATGGCTGCGCATTTCCCCTGCCATCGCCGCGGCGAAGCAGGACGCCTGGCTATCCATGCTTGCAGGCGGGTTAATGGGACTCGCAATCACCTTTCTCGTCGTGCATTTGAGTATGATGCATCCCGATGAAAGCTTGGCCGAGTATAGCCAGAAGCTGCTCGGCAAATGGCTGGGAAAATTGGTTATCCTGCCGTATTTAACCGCATGGTTCATACTCGCGGGCGATGTGCTTCGGACCTTTGCCGACTTCGTCCATCTCATCCTGCTGGACAGTACGCCGGTTTGGATCATTATGCTGATGATGTTAGCGTTGATGATCTATATGACCTTAAACGGAGGCATCAGCGGGATCGCAAGGTTTTGCGAAATTGCGGGGCCGATTACGGTCGGAGCGCTGATCTTCAGCTTCCTTCTTAATCTAAGCAACATCGAATGGCATCAGATAAAACCGGTTTACGCCGATTCCGGCTGGCAAGCGATTGCCGCCGCCTCCTACCCGCCTGCATCGTTCTTCGGCGAATCGTTTATGCTGCTCGTTCTCGTTTCGTACATGCAGAAGCCGCGCAAAGCGATGTCCGCGTCTATTCTGGGGGTAGGCATTACGGTCATCTTCGTGCTTGCGGCTACAGTGATGGTGCTGCTCGTGTTCGGCCCCGACGTTTCGGCCAAGATGAGGTTTCCTTACTTCATGCTCGTCCGAACGATCGACATCTTCAACTTCATCCAGAACCTGGATATCTTCGTCCTTTTCATCTGGGTGTTCGGCGTGTTTGCGAAGATGTCCTTCTATTTGTTTCTCACCAGCTCGGAGATGGCGCGGAGTACCCGGATTCCGAATTGGCGGAAGCTGGTCTGGTTCAGCGCGCCGCTGATCTTCGTCATCGCCGCGCTCATTCCGAACGAAAACACGATCGAGTTTCTGCAGAAGCTGTGGCGCTTAATCGTCATCCCGCTTTGCGCGATCGGCATACCGCTTCTTCTTTGGATTGTTACGCTTGTGCGCAAGGAAAACTCCAGCTTGAAAACCTCTTCTTAA
- a CDS encoding Ger(x)C family spore germination protein — translation MNRTIRLSLVVLLLLTVTTGCWNLREPDQLAFILAAGLDLNEEGKLEITSQIAVPAAISSGQSPGGSGKKSFVVVSGTGKNVMDAGTNLQTQLPRSLFYAHRQSILIGERLARKGLGSLTDMFIRNPKSEMRSSILVVKDGLAKDVLAIEPLFDPYISTMLVREQVAVGLKPYYYRQFLADALCQATQPILPAVSVLPTKRYIYSGAAILNKDDNLKLVGYLNPKESFLASWIIGRQNSLTVTAPVGAGGDEITLNAKSLSKELQFVMQDPPSMYVMLKGAGFIVENNTKLNPAKDRDLNKIEHALSLSTQEAVQALVEKVQKQYKADVLGFGEYIHREHPYQWKELRSDWTTLFPRLRVTVKVELKVKDPGQTNSSIDSML, via the coding sequence ATGAACAGAACCATTAGGCTTAGTTTGGTCGTCCTGCTCCTGCTGACGGTTACGACAGGCTGCTGGAATTTGCGGGAACCGGATCAGCTTGCCTTCATTTTGGCGGCGGGACTTGATCTCAACGAGGAAGGGAAGCTGGAGATCACCTCGCAGATCGCGGTACCGGCGGCGATCAGCAGCGGGCAGAGCCCCGGCGGAAGCGGAAAAAAAAGCTTTGTCGTCGTGAGCGGAACGGGCAAAAACGTGATGGATGCCGGCACGAATCTGCAGACGCAGCTGCCGCGCAGCCTGTTCTATGCGCACCGCCAATCGATTCTCATCGGCGAGCGGCTCGCTCGCAAAGGTCTTGGCAGCCTGACGGATATGTTCATCCGCAACCCGAAATCGGAAATGCGCTCCAGCATTCTGGTCGTGAAGGATGGGCTGGCGAAGGACGTGCTGGCGATCGAACCTCTTTTCGACCCTTATATCAGCACGATGCTTGTGCGCGAACAAGTCGCGGTTGGCTTGAAGCCCTATTACTATCGACAGTTTCTGGCGGATGCGCTCTGCCAGGCAACGCAGCCGATATTGCCTGCCGTTTCCGTCCTGCCGACCAAGCGGTATATCTACTCCGGCGCCGCCATTTTGAACAAGGACGACAACTTGAAGTTAGTAGGTTATTTAAACCCGAAGGAATCCTTCCTAGCGAGCTGGATTATCGGCCGCCAAAACAGCTTGACCGTTACTGCTCCCGTCGGAGCAGGAGGCGACGAAATCACGCTGAACGCGAAGTCGCTCAGCAAGGAGCTGCAATTCGTCATGCAGGACCCGCCTAGCATGTACGTCATGCTGAAAGGCGCCGGATTTATCGTCGAAAACAATACGAAGCTGAACCCCGCGAAGGACCGCGATTTGAATAAGATTGAACATGCGCTTAGCCTGTCGACGCAGGAAGCCGTTCAAGCTTTGGTCGAGAAGGTTCAGAAGCAGTACAAGGCGGACGTTCTCGGATTCGGGGAATATATCCATCGCGAGCACCCCTATCAGTGGAAGGAGCTCCGTTCGGATTGGACCACCCTCTTCCCCCGGCTTCGCGTGACCGTCAAAGTCGAGCTGAAGGTCAAGGATCCCGGGCAGACGAATTCGTCCATTGACAGCATGCTATAG
- a CDS encoding M3 family oligoendopeptidase, producing MKFSEYRYERPDVQAFEQKFKAELETFNSAPSYEKQDEAMTALNKLRSEFDSMAQIASIRHSIDTNDEFYKAEQDFFDESGPVVQEYITDYYRALVGSAFRDELEKKWGRQLFQLAELSLKTFSPEVIEDLQQENKLTTEYSKLIASAKIQFEGEERTLAQLGPFQQSKDRDMRKSAMEASSGFMAANEASFDRIYDDLVKVRTRIAKKLGFNNYVELGYARMCRTDYNAEMVANFRSQVLEHIVPVASKLKEAQRERIEVDQLLYYDENFVFKTGNATPKGDPEWIVKNGEKMYAELSPETDAFFQFMQDNGLMDLVAKKGKQSGGYCTYISEYQAPFIFSNFNGTSGDIDVLTHEVGHAFQVYESRDYAVPEYSFPTYEACEIHSMSMEFFAWPWMELFFQEEVDKYRFDHLASGLIFIPYGVTVDEFQHFVYENPDATPAERKQAWREIERKYLPHRNYSDNAYLEQGGFWHKQGHIFNSPFYYIDYTLAQICAFQFWKRMHEERSAAWADYLKLCREGGSKSFTELVKVAGLISPFEDGCVASVIGSIDGWLNEAAANVE from the coding sequence ATGAAATTTAGCGAGTATCGGTATGAGCGGCCGGATGTACAAGCATTCGAGCAGAAATTCAAAGCCGAGCTGGAAACGTTCAATTCGGCGCCAAGCTACGAGAAGCAGGACGAAGCGATGACCGCGCTCAACAAGCTGCGGAGCGAGTTCGACTCCATGGCGCAAATCGCGAGCATCAGACATTCCATCGACACGAATGACGAGTTTTACAAAGCAGAGCAGGACTTCTTCGACGAGAGCGGTCCGGTCGTGCAGGAATACATAACGGATTACTATCGGGCGCTTGTCGGTTCCGCATTCAGAGACGAGCTGGAGAAGAAATGGGGACGGCAGCTGTTTCAATTGGCCGAGCTGTCGCTCAAGACGTTCAGTCCGGAGGTTATCGAGGATCTGCAGCAGGAAAACAAGCTGACGACGGAATACTCCAAGCTGATCGCTTCGGCCAAAATCCAGTTCGAAGGCGAAGAGCGGACGCTCGCGCAGCTGGGTCCGTTCCAGCAGTCGAAGGACCGTGACATGCGGAAGAGCGCAATGGAAGCGTCGTCCGGCTTTATGGCTGCAAATGAAGCAAGCTTTGACCGCATCTACGATGACCTGGTGAAGGTGCGCACGCGTATCGCCAAGAAGCTGGGCTTCAACAACTATGTCGAGCTCGGCTACGCGAGAATGTGCCGGACCGACTACAATGCGGAGATGGTAGCAAACTTCCGCAGCCAAGTGCTCGAGCATATCGTGCCGGTAGCATCGAAGCTGAAGGAAGCGCAGCGGGAGCGCATCGAAGTCGATCAGCTGCTCTATTACGATGAGAACTTCGTGTTCAAGACGGGCAACGCGACGCCGAAGGGCGATCCGGAATGGATCGTCAAGAACGGCGAGAAGATGTATGCGGAGCTGTCGCCGGAGACGGACGCTTTCTTCCAATTCATGCAAGATAACGGTCTGATGGATCTCGTCGCGAAGAAAGGGAAGCAAAGCGGCGGTTACTGTACGTATATCAGCGAATACCAAGCGCCGTTCATTTTCTCCAACTTTAACGGCACATCCGGCGATATCGACGTGCTGACGCACGAGGTCGGCCATGCGTTCCAAGTCTATGAGAGCAGAGACTACGCCGTACCGGAATACAGCTTCCCAACCTATGAGGCATGCGAAATCCATTCCATGAGCATGGAGTTTTTCGCTTGGCCGTGGATGGAGCTGTTCTTCCAGGAGGAAGTGGACAAATACCGGTTCGATCATTTGGCGAGCGGACTCATCTTCATTCCGTATGGCGTGACGGTCGATGAATTCCAGCACTTCGTCTATGAAAATCCGGACGCGACCCCGGCCGAGCGGAAGCAGGCATGGCGCGAAATCGAGCGCAAATATTTGCCTCATCGCAATTACAGCGATAACGCGTATTTGGAGCAGGGCGGCTTCTGGCACAAGCAGGGTCATATTTTCAACAGCCCGTTCTATTACATCGATTACACGCTGGCGCAAATTTGCGCGTTCCAGTTCTGGAAACGAATGCACGAGGAACGTTCCGCAGCGTGGGCGGACTACCTCAAGCTGTGCCGCGAAGGCGGAAGCAAGTCGTTCACGGAGCTGGTTAAAGTCGCGGGACTCATCTCTCCGTTCGAGGATGGCTGCGTCGCATCGGTCATCGGCAGTATCGACGGCTGGCTGAACGAAGCGGCTGCGAATGTGGAATAA
- a CDS encoding SDR family NAD(P)-dependent oxidoreductase — translation MDMDKRNSVVMVTGAGRGIGREVALAYAREGARLILVDRNAEWIAEISETIIASGGEPPVCRTLDLSDAQAIAACFAELKKIVTRLNALINNAGLGVWKSVYDLSVEEWDYVVNTNLRGTFLCAREAATLMKENGGGSIVNIASTRAIMSEPHSEAYAASKGGILSLTHALALSLGPDRIRVNAISPGWIETGDYAKLRVEDHEQHPAGRVGKPDDIARACLYLTDPRNDFVTGTNLVIDGGMTRKMIYEE, via the coding sequence TTGGACATGGATAAACGAAACTCGGTCGTCATGGTAACCGGCGCGGGCAGAGGAATCGGCCGTGAAGTGGCCCTCGCTTACGCCCGGGAAGGCGCCCGATTGATTCTTGTCGATCGCAATGCGGAATGGATTGCGGAAATTTCGGAGACAATCATTGCCTCTGGCGGCGAACCTCCGGTCTGCCGGACGCTCGATCTGAGCGACGCGCAGGCAATCGCCGCATGTTTCGCCGAGTTGAAGAAGATCGTCACTCGGCTAAACGCGCTAATCAATAATGCAGGACTTGGCGTTTGGAAATCGGTCTATGACCTTTCCGTAGAAGAATGGGATTACGTCGTTAACACGAATTTGCGCGGAACCTTCTTGTGCGCGCGGGAAGCGGCCACGCTGATGAAAGAAAACGGCGGCGGCTCCATCGTCAACATCGCATCGACGAGGGCGATCATGTCGGAGCCTCATTCGGAAGCGTACGCCGCTTCTAAAGGCGGAATCTTATCCTTAACCCATGCCCTCGCCCTCTCGCTTGGACCCGACCGGATACGGGTCAATGCGATCAGTCCGGGATGGATCGAAACCGGCGATTACGCGAAGCTCAGGGTGGAGGATCATGAGCAGCATCCCGCGGGCCGCGTCGGCAAGCCGGACGATATTGCCAGGGCCTGCCTGTACTTGACGGATCCGCGCAACGATTTTGTCACAGGCACGAATCTCGTCATCGACGGCGGTATGACGCGCAAGATGATCTATGAGGAATAG
- a CDS encoding sigma-54 interaction domain-containing protein, translated as MSNRNRIVSDYFENILNTVDVGVHFIDQAGNTVFYNDKMAEIDGLEREQVLGKNILHLYPSLTQETSTLEKVLKTGEQVPAHIQTYFNVTGKRIMTINSTYPLYDNGKLIGALEVAKDITSIVQLHDQILDLRHQLYQAKQKENKNKGTARYEFSDLIGKSKPFQEALSLAKKTSRTVSPVMLCGPTGTGKELFAQSIHNAGARRNRPFVAQNCAAVPADLLEGIMFGTARGAFTGAVDRAGLFEQASGGTLFLDELNSLDIFLQAKLLRVLQDGMVRRIGGTYEQQADVRVITALNMDPMQALQDGLLRYDLYFRLSVVKIDLPPLQHRAEDIPLLVHHFIEKLNPLFGLQIRGISPAALSRLRAYGWPGNVRELGHAIESAFNMAEIDEEWIEERHLPAGLLGDRGKMNRQDAAVGDDADASLRDPAADKLPERIKQLERDEIEHALQRNGYNISQTAQELGMKRQALQYKLNRYGISRKP; from the coding sequence GTGTCCAATCGAAATCGCATCGTGTCCGACTATTTCGAGAACATATTGAATACCGTCGATGTCGGCGTTCATTTCATCGATCAGGCGGGCAACACCGTATTTTACAACGATAAAATGGCGGAAATCGACGGTCTGGAGCGGGAGCAGGTGTTGGGGAAAAATATTTTGCACCTCTATCCGTCGCTGACGCAGGAAACGAGCACGCTGGAGAAGGTGCTGAAGACGGGCGAGCAGGTGCCTGCGCATATCCAGACGTATTTCAACGTGACGGGCAAACGGATCATGACGATCAACAGCACCTACCCGCTCTACGATAACGGCAAGCTGATCGGAGCGCTGGAGGTGGCCAAGGATATTACGAGCATCGTCCAGCTCCATGATCAGATCTTGGATTTGCGGCACCAGCTGTATCAGGCGAAGCAGAAGGAAAACAAAAACAAAGGGACGGCGCGGTACGAGTTCAGCGATCTGATCGGCAAAAGCAAACCGTTTCAGGAAGCGCTCTCGCTCGCGAAGAAGACGTCGCGGACCGTCTCCCCCGTCATGCTCTGCGGACCGACCGGCACCGGCAAGGAATTGTTCGCGCAAAGCATCCATAATGCCGGAGCTCGCCGGAACCGCCCGTTCGTCGCGCAGAACTGCGCGGCCGTCCCGGCTGATTTGCTGGAGGGTATCATGTTCGGGACGGCGCGCGGCGCGTTCACGGGGGCGGTCGACCGGGCCGGCCTGTTCGAGCAGGCGAGCGGCGGCACGCTGTTTCTTGACGAGCTGAACAGCCTCGACATTTTTTTGCAGGCGAAGCTGCTTCGCGTGCTGCAGGACGGCATGGTGAGGCGAATCGGGGGCACGTATGAGCAGCAAGCGGACGTCCGCGTGATAACGGCTCTGAATATGGACCCGATGCAGGCGCTTCAGGACGGCCTGCTCCGGTACGACTTGTATTTTCGGCTCAGCGTCGTGAAGATCGACCTGCCGCCGCTGCAGCATCGGGCGGAGGATATCCCGCTTCTGGTGCATCATTTTATCGAGAAGCTGAATCCGTTGTTCGGGCTGCAAATTCGGGGCATCTCCCCTGCCGCGCTGAGCCGGTTGCGCGCGTACGGCTGGCCGGGCAACGTCCGCGAGCTGGGGCATGCGATCGAATCGGCGTTTAATATGGCGGAGATCGATGAGGAATGGATTGAGGAGCGGCATTTGCCTGCCGGACTTTTGGGGGATCGGGGCAAAATGAATCGGCAGGACGCCGCGGTCGGCGATGATGCGGACGCTTCCCTCCGCGATCCCGCTGCCGACAAGCTGCCGGAGCGGATCAAGCAGCTGGAACGGGACGAGATCGAACACGCGCTGCAGCGGAACGGCTACAATATTAGCCAAACGGCGCAGGAGCTCGGCATGAAGCGGCAAGCGCTGCAGTATAAGCTGAACCGGTACGGGATTTCGAGGAAGCCTTAG
- a CDS encoding spore germination protein — protein MNIGTSMKDNEQLFRQRFQNCSDIQFRELTIKGGSKLLLIYVDGMIDTDVMTTNVLKPLIYEGLPQGVGTIDSLAELCELGLFAVMQNRKLTDDVEIVDAVLKGQAAIMAEDSSCALLLDCTKFETRGIEESSNEAALRGSRESFTEQLRTNTMMLRRIIPSPELKMESAQVGRLTKTNVVISYIEGLANDSVVNEIRSRIHRIKLDAILESSYIEESIEDTHFSPFPQMVITERPDIVSAGLMHGKIAVFTDGTPNVILVPMSFWDGLQAPDDFYERFLFASMNRWIRYIFAAFSILFPSIYIALTNYHPEMVPPKLMLSITGLRESSPFPTIIEIFLMEFMFEGLREAGIRLPKQIGPLVSIVGALVIGEAAVRAGIISAPIVIVVSAAGISSFVIPKYRFSFPFRMLRFPLLVLSGLFGLFGIALGIIAMFIHLINLTPFGTPYLAPVTPTIPGRIKHILLRWPRKLASANPPNNGADRA, from the coding sequence ATGAACATCGGCACGAGCATGAAGGACAACGAGCAGCTATTCCGACAACGATTCCAAAACTGCTCCGATATCCAATTTCGCGAGCTCACCATCAAAGGCGGCAGCAAGCTGCTGCTCATCTACGTGGATGGCATGATCGACACCGACGTCATGACGACCAACGTGCTGAAGCCGTTGATCTACGAGGGACTGCCCCAAGGCGTCGGTACGATCGACAGCTTGGCCGAGCTGTGCGAGCTGGGACTGTTCGCCGTCATGCAGAATCGGAAGCTCACGGATGACGTCGAGATCGTTGACGCCGTTCTAAAGGGACAAGCCGCCATAATGGCCGAAGACTCGAGCTGCGCCCTGCTCTTGGACTGCACGAAATTCGAAACGAGAGGCATCGAGGAATCGTCGAATGAAGCGGCGCTGCGCGGATCTAGAGAAAGCTTCACGGAGCAGCTCCGGACGAATACGATGATGCTGCGCAGAATCATTCCCTCACCGGAGCTGAAGATGGAGTCCGCCCAAGTCGGCCGATTGACGAAAACCAATGTGGTCATCTCTTATATCGAAGGGCTGGCGAACGACAGCGTCGTGAACGAAATCCGTTCGCGGATCCATCGGATCAAGCTCGATGCCATATTGGAATCCAGCTATATCGAAGAGTCCATTGAGGACACCCACTTCTCCCCGTTTCCGCAAATGGTGATCACCGAGCGTCCGGACATCGTTTCCGCAGGCCTCATGCATGGCAAAATAGCCGTCTTTACGGATGGAACGCCGAATGTGATCCTCGTCCCGATGTCGTTCTGGGACGGACTGCAGGCTCCCGACGATTTTTACGAGCGTTTTCTGTTTGCGTCGATGAACCGGTGGATTCGGTACATTTTTGCCGCATTCTCGATTCTGTTTCCTTCCATCTATATCGCGCTGACCAACTATCACCCGGAGATGGTTCCTCCTAAGCTCATGTTAAGCATTACGGGACTGCGGGAGTCTTCGCCGTTTCCGACGATCATCGAAATTTTTTTGATGGAATTCATGTTCGAAGGGCTGCGGGAAGCAGGCATCCGTCTGCCGAAGCAAATCGGTCCGCTTGTCAGCATCGTCGGTGCCTTGGTCATCGGGGAAGCCGCCGTTAGAGCCGGCATTATTTCCGCGCCGATCGTCATCGTCGTCTCGGCCGCGGGGATTTCCTCGTTCGTCATTCCCAAATATCGCTTCAGCTTTCCGTTCCGGATGCTCCGGTTTCCGCTGCTTGTCCTATCCGGTCTATTCGGGCTGTTCGGGATTGCGCTCGGCATTATCGCGATGTTCATCCATCTGATCAATTTGACGCCGTTCGGCACGCCTTACTTGGCGCCGGTGACCCCGACGATTCCGGGCAGAATCAAGCATATTCTGCTGCGCTGGCCAAGGAAGCTCGCGTCGGCGAATCCACCGAACAATGGGGCTGATCGTGCATGA
- a CDS encoding alpha/beta fold hydrolase translates to MFNLPLYMQEACQPATMRLAANAKKASAYSKAASHFSIQQLIHGNMSEQKNQPVRGDIGMDQFEYRHICGVPSLVLHPSSPPEGIVVLYHGWGSTMESYKFFASLIANWNRTVIIPELPRHGERGSLDYKDAVTLQANFWPIVIQGVEEATEIVTELSHTNEAPITVIGHSTGGFIAGGTYARHHNVRSAVVINGSCAWVKFEELYREKLGFAPMEAKDIETLQSYDPFSFHQPSSDRRLLLLHCEKDSSVPIDSQRYFMQERSTQEDDQIRLIEFAGVDHQITLSMLQKIKEFLDTNH, encoded by the coding sequence ATGTTCAACTTGCCTCTATACATGCAAGAAGCGTGCCAGCCTGCGACGATGCGCCTCGCCGCCAACGCAAAAAAGGCTTCAGCCTACTCCAAGGCTGCAAGCCATTTCTCGATTCAGCAGCTCATCCATGGTAATATGAGTGAGCAAAAGAACCAGCCAGTTAGAGGAGACATTGGAATGGATCAATTTGAATATCGTCATATTTGCGGTGTGCCAAGCCTCGTATTGCATCCTTCATCACCACCGGAAGGCATCGTTGTACTGTACCATGGGTGGGGATCAACGATGGAAAGCTATAAATTCTTTGCATCGTTGATAGCGAACTGGAATCGGACCGTAATCATACCGGAATTGCCTCGCCATGGCGAGCGCGGAAGCCTCGATTATAAAGATGCCGTCACGCTGCAAGCTAATTTCTGGCCTATCGTTATTCAGGGCGTGGAAGAGGCGACGGAGATCGTAACGGAACTTTCCCACACTAACGAGGCTCCAATTACAGTGATCGGTCATTCAACCGGAGGCTTTATTGCTGGGGGCACCTATGCTAGACATCATAATGTCCGCTCGGCCGTTGTGATCAATGGATCTTGCGCTTGGGTGAAATTCGAAGAGCTGTATCGCGAGAAGCTCGGCTTCGCTCCGATGGAGGCAAAAGACATCGAGACGCTGCAAAGCTATGATCCGTTTTCCTTCCATCAACCGAGTTCTGACAGAAGGCTCTTGCTTCTGCATTGCGAGAAGGATTCATCCGTTCCTATCGATAGTCAGCGGTATTTCATGCAAGAGCGATCAACTCAAGAGGATGATCAAATCCGGCTGATTGAATTCGCAGGCGTCGATCACCAGATTACGCTCAGCATGCTGCAGAAGATAAAAGAGTTTCTTGATACAAATCACTAA